One genomic segment of Oceanispirochaeta sp. includes these proteins:
- a CDS encoding phosphocholine cytidylyltransferase family protein: MTETAVILAAGLGSRLKEYTREVPKSFMIIDGETLIRRSIKKLLSAGIKRIIIGTGHCADAFQEITSEYPEVSLIHSPRYKSTSSLYTLFNMRDRLDDSFLLLESDLLYEKRALTELLEHGAPDLVLGSDVTEYGDEVYLETDRDNTLCGVSKQREDLSDGQVNSILVGISKISAKGYQLICRRYATIQKDRPKMDYEHMLAELHSSHPFRVLHSEKLEWCEIDNEEDLIRARKEVYPAIYKAEGDLE; the protein is encoded by the coding sequence ATGACAGAAACCGCCGTAATCCTGGCTGCCGGATTGGGAAGCCGGCTTAAGGAATACACCAGGGAAGTACCGAAATCTTTCATGATTATTGACGGGGAAACCCTTATCAGAAGATCTATAAAAAAACTTCTCTCTGCTGGAATAAAAAGGATCATTATCGGGACCGGACATTGTGCTGATGCTTTTCAGGAAATCACCTCTGAATATCCTGAAGTCAGTCTGATACATAGTCCTCGATATAAAAGTACAAGCAGTCTGTATACCCTGTTTAATATGAGAGACCGGTTGGACGACTCTTTTCTGTTGCTCGAATCGGATCTGCTCTATGAAAAACGGGCCCTGACAGAACTGCTGGAACATGGGGCTCCCGATCTGGTACTCGGTTCTGATGTGACAGAGTATGGAGACGAGGTCTATCTTGAAACAGACAGAGATAATACTCTCTGTGGTGTTTCGAAACAGAGAGAAGATCTTTCGGATGGACAGGTCAATTCTATTCTTGTGGGAATTTCAAAAATATCCGCAAAAGGATACCAATTGATCTGCCGCAGATATGCAACAATCCAGAAAGACCGTCCTAAAATGGATTACGAACATATGCTGGCAGAACTTCACAGCAGCCATCCATTCAGGGTGCTTCATTCTGAAAAACTTGAATGGTGTGAAATTGATAATGAAGAAGATCTGATCCGGGCAAGAAAAGAAGTTTATCCTGCCATCTATAAAGCTGAAGGAGATTTAGAATGA